One Oncorhynchus masou masou isolate Uvic2021 chromosome 2, UVic_Omas_1.1, whole genome shotgun sequence genomic region harbors:
- the spg21 gene encoding maspardin isoform X1, producing the protein MEEIRISPDYNWFRSTVPLKKIIVDDDDSKVWSLYDAGPKSIRCPIIFLPPVSGTAEVFFQQVLALTGWGYRVISLQYPVYWDLLEFCDGFRKLLDHLHLDKVHLFGASLGGFLAQKFAEHTHKSPRVHSLILCNSFSDTTIFNQTLTANSFWLMPAFMLKKIVLGNFAKGPVDPKMADAIDFMVDRLESLNQGELASRLTLNCQNSYVEPHKIKDLAVTIMDVFDQSALSHEAKEEMYKLYPNARRAHLKTGGNFPYLCRSAEVNLYIQVQWLFPPLLTLLSSASAVLFSTPLYINIQFSRNLFIHFFGT; encoded by the exons ATGGAGGAGATAAGAATATCTCCTGATTACAACTGGTTCAGAAGCACAGTGCCACTGAAAAAA ATTATAGTGGACGACGATGACAGCAAGGTGTGGTCCTTATATGACGCAGGCCCAAAGAGCATCAGGTGTCCCATCATATTCCTTCCCCCTGTGAGTGGGACAGCAGAGGTGTTCTTCCAGCAGGTCTTAGCCCTGACAGGCTGGGGCTACAGAGTCATCTCA CTGCAGTATCCTGTTTATTGGGATCTCTTGGAGTTCTGTGATGGATTTCGGAAGCTTCTCGATCACTTGCATTTGGACAAG GTCCATCTATTTGGTGCTTCTCTGGGCGGCTTCCTGGCCCAGAAGTTTGCCGAGCACACACACAAGTCTCCCAGAGTCCACTCTCTGATCCTGTGTAACTCCTTCAGTGACACCACCATCTTCAACCAGACATTGACAGCCAACAG TTTCTGGTTGATGCCCGCCTTCATGTTGAAGAAGATTGTCCTGGGGAACTTCGCTAAAGGACCTGTCGACCCCAAGATGGCCGACGCAATCGACTTTATGGTCGACAGA CTGGAGAGCCTGAACCAGGGTGAGCTAGCCTCCAGACTAACACTCAACTGTCAGAACTCCTATGTGGAACCTCACAAGATAAAGGACCTGGCCGTCACCATTATGGAT GTGTTCGACCAGAGTGCCCTGTCACACGAGGCGAAAGAGGAAATGTATAAGCTGTATCCAAATGCCAGACGGGCTCACCTCAAAACGGGTGGAAACTTCCCCTACCTGTGTAGGAGTGCTGAGGTCAACCTATACATACAG GTCCAATGgctgtttcctcctctcctcactctgcTGTCGTCCGCCTCCGCCGTGTTGTTCTCAACACCACTTTATATCAATATACAATTTTCTAGAAatctttttattcatttttttggCACTTAA
- the spg21 gene encoding maspardin isoform X2, which produces MEEIRISPDYNWFRSTVPLKKIIVDDDDSKVWSLYDAGPKSIRCPIIFLPPVSGTAEVFFQQVLALTGWGYRVISLQYPVYWDLLEFCDGFRKLLDHLHLDKVHLFGASLGGFLAQKFAEHTHKSPRVHSLILCNSFSDTTIFNQTLTANSFWLMPAFMLKKIVLGNFAKGPVDPKMADAIDFMVDRLESLNQGELASRLTLNCQNSYVEPHKIKDLAVTIMDVFDQSALSHEAKEEMYKLYPNARRAHLKTGGNFPYLCRSAEVNLYIQIHLRQFHGTRYAAINSDMVSAEELEVQKSHLVNSANDQ; this is translated from the exons ATGGAGGAGATAAGAATATCTCCTGATTACAACTGGTTCAGAAGCACAGTGCCACTGAAAAAA ATTATAGTGGACGACGATGACAGCAAGGTGTGGTCCTTATATGACGCAGGCCCAAAGAGCATCAGGTGTCCCATCATATTCCTTCCCCCTGTGAGTGGGACAGCAGAGGTGTTCTTCCAGCAGGTCTTAGCCCTGACAGGCTGGGGCTACAGAGTCATCTCA CTGCAGTATCCTGTTTATTGGGATCTCTTGGAGTTCTGTGATGGATTTCGGAAGCTTCTCGATCACTTGCATTTGGACAAG GTCCATCTATTTGGTGCTTCTCTGGGCGGCTTCCTGGCCCAGAAGTTTGCCGAGCACACACACAAGTCTCCCAGAGTCCACTCTCTGATCCTGTGTAACTCCTTCAGTGACACCACCATCTTCAACCAGACATTGACAGCCAACAG TTTCTGGTTGATGCCCGCCTTCATGTTGAAGAAGATTGTCCTGGGGAACTTCGCTAAAGGACCTGTCGACCCCAAGATGGCCGACGCAATCGACTTTATGGTCGACAGA CTGGAGAGCCTGAACCAGGGTGAGCTAGCCTCCAGACTAACACTCAACTGTCAGAACTCCTATGTGGAACCTCACAAGATAAAGGACCTGGCCGTCACCATTATGGAT GTGTTCGACCAGAGTGCCCTGTCACACGAGGCGAAAGAGGAAATGTATAAGCTGTATCCAAATGCCAGACGGGCTCACCTCAAAACGGGTGGAAACTTCCCCTACCTGTGTAGGAGTGCTGAGGTCAACCTATACATACAG ATTCACCTGCGGCAGTTCCACGGGACGCGGTACGCTGCCATCAACTCAGACATGGTGAGCGCCGAGGAGCTGGAGGTGCAGAAGAGCCACCTGGTGAATAGCGCCAACGACCAATGA
- the clpxa gene encoding caseinolytic mitochondrial matrix peptidase chaperone subunit Xa, whose protein sequence is MSCTCRSAARLFITSQKGISSTRVQLFSISRPGTHEVRLTRRVPVRSFSESSVCFSSKDVKDGSSDGGKKSVGDAGSGKRGASGGSGKGGSQLRCPKCGDACTHVETFVSSTRFVKCEKCHHFFVVLSETDSSKNLNKEQEAANEAVKLAFQQKPPPPPKKIYAYLDKYVVGQSYAKKVLAVAVYNHYKRIYNNLPGAGTKPQAEVEKQASLTPRELLQIAGINPHGNALGASVQQSQQPAQEKRGGEVLDSHHANIKLEKSNIVLLGPTGSGKTLLAQTLARCLDVPFAICDCTTLTQAGYVGEDIESVVAKLLQDANNSVEKAQQGIVFLDEVDKIGSVPGIHQLRDVGGEGVQQGLLKLLEGTIINVPEKNSRKLRGETVQVDTTNILFVASGAFNGLDRIISMRKCEKYLGFGTPSNMGQGRRAAAAADLANSIGAEMDAVLEIKEKDRLLKHVEARDLIEFGMIPEFVGRLPVVVPLHSLDEETLVRILTEPRNAVIPQYQALFSMDKCELNVTPDALRAIARLALERKTGARGLRSIMEKLLLEPMFEVPHSDIMAVELNKDVVQGKSVPVYVKAPAKESEEEYDSGIEEESWPRQADAANN, encoded by the exons ATGTCATGCACATGCAGATCAGCGGCGAGATTGTTCATAACTTCTCAAAAAG GTATCTCTTCCACCAGAGTCCAGTTATTTTCTATTAGCAGACCAGGAACACATGAAGTCCGATTAACCAGAAGAGTTCCTGTGAGATCCTTCTCCGAATCATCTGTATGTTTTTCATCAAAAGATGTCAAAGATGGCTCCAGTGATGGAGGAAAG AAGTCAGTTGGTGATGCAGGAAGTGGGAAAAGAGGAGCTTCTGGTGGCTCCGGAAAAGGAGGCAGCCAGCTACGCTGTCCTAAGTGTGGAGATGCCTGCACACATGTAGAAACCTTTGTGT CTTCAACCCGCTTTGTGAAATGTGAGAAATGTCATCACTTCTTTGTGGTGCTGTCAGAGACCGACTCCAGCAAGAATCTCAATAAGGAGCAGGAAGCAGCCAACGAGGCCGTCAAACTGGCCTTCCAGCAgaaacctccccctcctcctaaaAAG ATCTATGCCTACCTGGATAAGTACGTTGTTGGACAGTCCTATGCAAAGAAAGTGCTGGCGGTGGCTGTTTACAACCACTACAAGCGCATCTACAATAACCTTCCGGGAGCGGGCACCAAGCCACAGGCGGAGGTGGAGAAGCAGGCCTCCCTTACTCCACGAG AGTTGCTGCAGATCGCTGGGATCAATCCCCATGGCAATGCGCTGGGTGCGTCAGTGCAGCAGAGCCAGCAGCCTGcccaggagaagagggggggcGAGGTGCTCGACTCTCACCACGCCAACATCAAACTGGAGAAGAGCAACATCGTGCTGCTGGGACCCACCGGATCAG GTAAAACCCTCTTAGCCCAGACACTGGCTAGGTGCCTGGATGTGCCCTTCGCCATCTGTGACTGCACCACGCTAACCCAGGCAGGCTATGTGGGCGAAGACATTGAGTCTGTGGTGGCCAAGCTCCTCCAAGACGCCAACAACTCTGTTGAGAAAGCACAACAAG GCATCGTGTTCCTGGATGAGGTGGATAAGATTGGCAGTGTGCCCGGAATCCACCAGTTACGAGATGTGGGGGGTGAGGGAGTACAGCAG GGTCTACTCAAACTCCTGGAGGGTACTATCATCAACGTCCCAGAGAAGAACTCCAGGAAGCTGAGAGGTGAGACGGTCCAGGTGGACACCACCAACATCCTGTTTGTGGCCTCCGGTGCCTTCAACGGCCTGGACCGGATCATCAGCATGAGGAAGTGTGAAAAG taTCTGGGCTTCGGCACGCCGTCCAATATGGGACAGGGGCGTCGCGCGGCTGCAGCCGCAGACCTGGCCAACAGCATCGGAGCGGAGATGGACGCCGTGCTGGAGATCAAGGAGAAGGACCGACTCCTGAAGCACGTGGAGGCCCGGGACCTCATCGAGTTTGGGATGATCCCCGAGTTTGTGGGGCGCCTGCCTGTGGTGGTTCCCCTGCACAGCCTGGATGAGGAGACCCTAGTTAGGATCCTGACGGAGCCACGCAATGCTGTCATACCACAGTACCAGGCCCTGTTCAGCATGGACAAG TGTGAACTGAATGTAACTCCAGATGCCTTGAGAGCCATCGCCAGGTTGGCTTTGGAAAGGAAGACCGGTGCTCGTGGGCTAAGGTCCATTATG GAAAAATTGCTTCTTGAACCCATGTTTGAAGTGCCACACTCAGACATCATGGCTGTTGAGCTGAACAAAGACGTGGTCCAAGGGAAATCAGTGCCTGTGTATGTAAA AGCACCTGCTAaagagtctgaggaggagtatgactctgggatagaggaggagagctggccaaggCAGGCGGATGCAGCCAACAACTAA